taaacatgtggaagttGACCGACACTTCATTAAAGAAAACCTCGAGGCAGGTACCATTGAGTTCCCATTTGTACGTTCGGAAGAACAACTAGCAGACATCTTGACCAAAGCAGTTCATCCGAAAGCTTTCAAAGAGATTTTGGGCAAGTGAGCATCAGAGATACCGTTTCTCAACTTGAAGGGGTGTTGAAGCATATCACAAGGGATATCCCCGCAAATAGAGAAGATTGCAGAAAATCAGTGATTGATTCAATTGTATAATTCCCTAGAATAGATTAATTACAATTTATGGTATTTACCATAGATAGGAAGAAGACTTCACTATAAATTGAGGGGCTATGTAAATCATTAAACATACAAGAAATATACAATCCTTCTTCTCTAAACCTTTTTTCGTCATTATTTCCGTCtttgggtcatatttaactgacctagcagtatatctgggctgaaactgaaaaaaaatgactgcccctaactgggctgaaaattttggCCAATGGTCCAACCGATCAAAAAAAAATGGgtcgattgtccaatcgatcataaaaaagtccaacccctccaagatttaccttgaagggtttgagggagggtgttggccattgaaacataaaatgaatataataaaatgaatataaaaatatctcacatcggtgtacacaaagagcttaatccactatataagtctcatgggtctttcttcttatcaccaattggttttaggatggaacccattgATTTCTATCACTTCCAAGCAGCTAGTTTCTCCTCCTCCTGAGTCTCGCATTACTCACAGAAACGGCCTTCCAgatagtgttgcccacggttccaaaaccggcggttctggttcggaaccgccggttccggtttggtcgaagtcggaaccggaaccggaccgtgaggctatttcacggttccggttccggttcgaaaaccaccggttccggttccggttcggaaccgccggttttccggcggtttacacggttccggttcgaaaaccggcggtttcgcggttcgatttttttaaaaattagaaatttggacttatacaataaattggaacaagacaatggataatttaaattgaaataagacgaataagatgaaaatgatatcaattttattgaatttgagttgtaacggacaacgatacattgcaatttacaatatttatacaagtatacaacatacaataatgtaatatatatttaaaatttagacttatacaataaattggaacaagacaatggataatttaagttgaaataagatgaaaatgatattagttttattgaatttgagttgcaacggacaacgatacattacaatttacaatacatattcaagtatacaacatacaataatgtaatataaatttgaaatttggacttataccataaattggaacaagacaatggataatttaaattgaaataagacgaataagatgaaaatgatatcaattttattgaatttgagttgtaacggacaacgatacattataatttacaatacatatacaagtatacaagatacaataatgtaatataaatttgaaatttggacttgtaccataaattggaacaagacaatggataatttaaattgaaataagacgaataagatgaaaatgatatcaattttattgaatttgagttgtaacggacaacgatacattacaatttacaatacatatacaagtatacaacattatataatagaaatgtagaaatatggaacaatatatatttttttgtttaagcaattgagaaagaaagacaacttatagaactacgggaacaagtataagtgtataacatgcgtaataagagtagcacttgagtaattaaatggaagcacaatagcacaaatgataaatttgagacaaagagagagaattgagagattgaagagagaaactcttattaacacatgagtggggtgaatgtaaatgaggatagattggggtatttatagataaaaatggggggaaaatggaagaattcgaatttgaaatctgaaaaaaaatttgaattttcggaaaaattagcggtttttggcggaaaaccgccggaaccgcctgTTAACCACCGGATTTcacggttaaccggcggttaaccgccggtttccggtccAAAAACTGCCGGAACCGGCCCTCCCCGATGCCTTGGTTTccgcgcccgaaccggcggttctgaaccgtcccgaaccggcggttcggtgacggttccggttcaaaaaatcttgaacctgaaccggaccgcgacccgaattgcgacggttccggttcgaggaaatcgccacggttccggttcggaaccggaaccggaaccggtgtgCATCTCTACTTCCAGAGCGCAGGAGGCCGCCTGCGATATCCTCCTTCTGCGCCTTCGGGAGCCTCAGCATGCTCCCGAACGACACGTATACCACCGACGACTGCGGTTTCGAGTTCAGCCACTCGATGCAGCCGTTGGATCTCTCGTATAGGTCGCCGCGAATGACTTTTTCTCCGACGGATCCTCTCCCCCGATGAAGGCGGAGGGGATCAACGGTCCGACTACGATCAGTTTGTAGCGGTCGATCGCGCCGAGCGCTTCCGCCTCGAGCGAGTCGAAGGTGTTGACGAGCACCTTCGCTTGCCTGGCTCGGCGTCGAGCAAGTCGAACTGCTCCTTAAACGCCGCAAGCGCAAAATTATCCAATTCTAAAGAGGAAGGGAGGAGGACGGAGGGAATGTCGGGTTTGGAGAGCGGCAGAGCTCCGGGGATTTGGATTTTCCAGCCTGGATTATCGGATTTTTGGGTGATTTCTTCGGCAAATCCGTTGAAATAGTGGTAGTATATGCTCAAGACGGTGGCCGGTTGGAGCCAGAGGATCGCGCTGGGGATGTGGAGCTCACGCGCCACCTTCATCGCCAGGGGAGGAGCACGTGGACTAGGCACGTGACGAGGCGGCCCTCCTCCGctgcggcggcggtggagccGTTGCTTCGCATCGCTTCCTTTAATTTATGGGCGTCGTCGCCAAGCTTGAAACCGTCGTCGAATCCGAGGAAGGTTAGGCCCAATGTAACTTTTGCTTATTTATCATGTACAGGACTTGCTGCAGCCCAAGGTATCTTTTGGCCATAGCAATCAGTTTAGGAAAATATAGAGCACAATTACATCCATCAAGTATCGGTAACAGAACTCTCAAGTGTTGGTAGctgtatactccctccgtccggcaaTAGCAGTCCCATTTCTCcatggcacggattttaagaaaattttggagtgtgtaataaatggtatgtggtagtggtagtggtagtggtagtggtagtggaaTTTGGATCcacataaattgttttttttaaacccAACAAAAATGGGAGAACCTCTGCAAACCAAACAAAATGAGACAAAATCAAAATCGAAATTTATCATCAAATTAAAACACGAAAATAACTCACAAACTTATTCAATTTATCTGTAAATTGAACCCATAACTTCTTCAATTTCAATTCATCAAATTTCAACTCATCAAATTGAACCCAGAACTTTCGAAAATGACTCATCAAATTTATCTGTAAATTGAACCCAGAACTTCTTCAATTTCAACTCCAAAACCAACAAACCAAACAAATAGAAACAGAAGAAGAAAACATCTAAAAACAAAAAACTCCAAAAGTGGAACCAACAAAATCGAAATCTGTAAATCCCGGCGAGAGTTGAGAGAGAGAAGCGGTGGTCCTCGTAGGCGGCGGACACGTCGCCGCTGATGTCGTCGGTGGCAGCGGTGAATCGGATCGACAGCGGCGTGTCCTCGATCGAGACGTCGGCGTCGGAGTGGAAGGGGAGCTCTAACACATTGGGGTGGTGTAATTGAGAGAGTGGCGAGAAAAATTGGGGTTGGGGTGAGTGTAATTGAGACAACGGCAAttgggagaggaggaggagagtgACCGAGAGTGAGGGTGAGAGAGTGAAATTAAAGTTGGGTGGGGTGttttttttatggaaattgTGTAAATTAGTGAGAACGGGGAGGGTAATTAAATTGTCCAAATATGGTAAGTAGAACTGGGACTGCTATTCCCGGACGTCCCAAaacggaaaaacgggactcctattgctggacggagggagtataagctATTGGTTTCTGCATCATGATTCAGAGTGGTCGTGTTTGCTCAGACGTGCCCTTCTCTTTACAATTTACTATAGAGTAGTCTGCATATTTGCAACCTTTGATTTATGTATCCAATTGAGTATTGGTGTGATCTTAGCATCCCGTTAAATTCTAGATGAGTTGTATGCATATGTTACACGTTctatataatgaaaagtgagtaaTTTTTTGCGTTACTGCTCATTTTCGTCTGAACTTCAATCTCTATATGCCTATCTTGTTTAGGAGTAGCATTGATTCCTCCCTCATATGTAGCAAGGTAACAAACAGATTGCCATTTTTATTTCATCTGTCTAACAATAACATGCAATTCTAATACATAGGATAGGAACAGAAAGATTAGAGAAGAAAAAATCTGAAATACACAGTTATAAAGTCCATAGCCTTGTCGAAGATGTTTGATCATTGCCTGCACTCTGCAGGGAAGCCATGAGGGAATCTTCTATAGTCAGTGCAATAGTTATAGATCATGAAATTCTTCTGAACCCATCTTAGCCTTCTCCAGCTGTAGGCGTCGAGCTCATTATTCTGCCACGCCCCTTTGGAGCCGCTGGTCTGCGCATTGAAGTTACGGTAGTAGGCTGTGAAGGGCGCTCTTGACCAATCCGTCTTCACCAGCCCACCCCTCGTTGCCCAGTCATCCGCATTCCACAGGCTCGAGTAGATCCTCATCGGCTGGTTCTTTGGGTAAGGAACGCCTTTCGACTCACTGTTCTTGAACACCCTTATTGGAGTATTGTCCACCAGGAATCTGATATAGGAAGATTTGATCAATAGATTCaattattttcttgaaattaATTAGTGTGAATATAAATAATGTGCTTACACAATATGCTGGATATTCCATATGATGGAATAGGTGTGGAAGTTTTTAGTTGGATCGAACCAGAGATGGAACTGTTGCTCTCTGTTTCCTTTGCCTTGTGTGAAGACATTGGTGTGGAGGGTGTATGGTTCACCCGTTGAGTTTCCCAAAAACTCGAAGTCGATTTCGTCGTGAGTCGGCCCTTGAGAAGATAACTGTAACCACGAAAGTATATTTCTCAGAGGGCGTTTACTTTAAGTGATAGGATGCGAAGAATATAAGCCACTTtgtcaaaaaaataaattcctAAGTTGATATGTGGGGATAGGAGACTATGAGAATATGTATAGAAAAGCTGTGGAGTATATTCTCTTAATCAAAACTTGATAAATTGTCACGGAGGGCAAAAGTAGGATGCTCGTGATGCATGGCAAAAGTGTCACTTCGAGCGTGAGAAAttctaaaaaaggaaaacgtgtcacTCTGAATGAAACTGGGAAATGAACGTACGTAATAAGCAGTAACAGTGCCAGCAGAGTTGCCAGCGACAAGCTTGAGCTGCATATCAATCCTTCCAAACAAATACTCCTTCTTGGACTGAAATCCGGAGCCAGAGATCTTGTCGAGCGACAGCGACAGAAGCTGCCCTCGGCCATAGATCTTGGCGCGGCCACTGCCCCAGGCCAAGTCGAAATCTTGGAAGAAGTTTCCTGCATTTGCTACTCTGCAAACAAGAATAATCAACAGCACTAAAGTGTTGAGGATGTTAGAGGCCAtgcttctttcttttctttacttgattatgatttatgagtGTGATGAGTTTGAATTTCAAAGTGGggtgtatatatataggggtgagGGGTGGGGGTCTGTTCATAATGGAAAGAGTGGAATACTTGTGAGTGGGAGATAGGATGGGAAGGGATGGGAGGAGAGGTGAAGCTGGTCCCAGCTTTTAATAATGAAAGCTGGAGGTTCtactttcactttttttttcatttggttGCCTACTTTCAAAAATATTTGGCCACTTGCGCTTTTAATTCTTATCATTTTTGAATTTGAGTTATGTATGAGAAGATATCACCTACGGATTTAGAAAACGGAACTTGCGGGATTGGAGGTACTGTACAT
This DNA window, taken from Salvia splendens isolate huo1 chromosome 18, SspV2, whole genome shotgun sequence, encodes the following:
- the LOC121777009 gene encoding xyloglucan endotransglucosylase/hydrolase 2-like, with amino-acid sequence MASNILNTLVLLIILVCRVANAGNFFQDFDLAWGSGRAKIYGRGQLLSLSLDKISGSGFQSKKEYLFGRIDMQLKLVAGNSAGTVTAYYLSSQGPTHDEIDFEFLGNSTGEPYTLHTNVFTQGKGNREQQFHLWFDPTKNFHTYSIIWNIQHIVFLVDNTPIRVFKNSESKGVPYPKNQPMRIYSSLWNADDWATRGGLVKTDWSRAPFTAYYRNFNAQTSGSKGAWQNNELDAYSWRRLRWVQKNFMIYNYCTDYRRFPHGFPAECRQ